From a region of the Streptomyces venezuelae genome:
- a CDS encoding amino acid adenylation domain-containing protein, whose amino-acid sequence MLPLSPLQQGMLFHSVYDAGAPDVYTVQVSVSLAGPVDADRMERAGAALLRRHPNLRAGFWHEGVPQPVQFVPAEVAFALGRADLSADPSQAAVRRVERAELDRRFELHRPPLLRLLLVRRGPDDHLLVVTVHHILVDGWSMPLLVGDLLALYESDGGASAQQPVRPYRDYLKWLKAQDVPAAEGAWRCALAGLDEAVRVAPADPSRTPVRPGVHRVELSEAATARLTAAARSLGTTPSTVIQAAWGLLLGSLTGRRDVVFGLTVAGRPEEIPGVESMVGLFITTVPVRLTARPWESVADLLRRFRDEQNALLAHHHLGLRLIQKQAGGGELFDTLVVIENYPVDPSARAPLADGVRVTGVEARDGTHYPLTLSVSLDERAELALEYRPDLFDPRTVGRVAERFAALLDQVAAGPGRPVGTLEPLTAADRAELRTAEAGTARDVADGTVADRFAAQAAATPDACAVVSGPDRLTFAELEDRADRLAALLAARGAGPESVVALAVPRSAASVVAILAVLKSGAAYLPLDLDYPAERIALMLEDAAPVCVLTTEAALALLPAGAVGGPERIALDSAETTAGLAALEDGFRPPRTESGHPAYVIYTSGSTGRPKGVVLTHGGLSNLYANHIADVFAPAVAAGGGRRLRALHTASFSFDTSWEQLFWLVSGHELHVLDEIGRRDAEFTVGYVREHRIDAMDVTPTYAGALLEWGLLSGSHHRPGLLLLGGEAVPEALWTEVREAPGVMSVNLYGPTEYTVDALGADLADSATPIVGRPIGNTSARVLDSALRPAPAGTAGELYLAGHGLARGYLGRFALTAERFVADPYGPAGSRMYRTGDLVRLRPDGQLEFLGRADDQVKIRGYRIELGEVESALAALPGVGSAAVVVREDTPGVKRLVGYVTGAAVEGAALRGALAAVLPDYTVPAAVVVLDSLPTNVSGKLDRGALPEPELGGAELSRPPRDAREEALCAVFAQVLGLASAGIDDDFFALGGDSIVSIQLVTRARKAGLVLTPRDVFEQRTVERMAAAARDTADQDGGRLAPAGPLVTLGAGQEAALAAVFPHVAEVLPLAPLQEGLYFHAVYDDQALDVYLMQNFVELLHAVDGPALRAAFDTLLRRHPNLRSGFWHEGLDGPVQVVPGEWELPWREIDLSHLDRAGQDEALREFSLADAATRFDLAAPPLLRVALIRFSAERWMLCVTQHHILTDGWSESLFFEELFALYGHGGSADVLAPVTPYRDYLRWLAAVDREGAERAWRTHLSGLDQATLVARADPNRQPVTAEVVDLSLDEATSDRLRSFARGCGVTLNTVLSTAWAMALAGMTGRDDVVFGATVSGRPADLPGVDQMIGMFMNTLPFRVALRPNEPLRELMVRVQGEHAALLPHHYVGLGPIQQLTGLGQLFDTLYVFRNTPLDDAARQAAVAAHSIGWTHSVDGTHYPLTLAVTPGPALELSLGYRPDLYDEATARNLAGRLALLVEQLADGGAVPVGRLVTLDAVERAELLATGDDMGHAVPDTTVIDLFAEQAARTPGETALVFEDQRLSYAELDARANRVARALVARGAGPEAVVALGLPRSADFVVALFAVLKTGAAYLPLDLDHPVDRLGMMVADAAPLCLVTTAPVTDRVPVVEGVPALLLDDPAVLAELAELPRAPLAESELTGVRDGRHPAYIIYTSGSTGRPKGVVVPYSGLTNMLLNHRERIFAPAVELAGGRRMKVAHTVSFAFDMSWEEFFWLVDGHEVHVIGEELRLDPAALTAHYDRVGIDVVNVTPSYGLQLVEAGLLDADRHRPTLFLLGGEAVPDGLWELLKRTGGTMGYNLYGPTEYTINALGADVDDSVSSCVGRPIFNTRAYVLDSALRPVPTGVAGELYLAGAGLARGYFGRPSLTAERFVADPFGEPGTLMYRTGDLVRWRADAQIDYLGRADDQVKIRGFRIELGEVESAVAAESGVAAAAVVVHTGPTGVKRLVAYTVASAADAPEPAALRARLSASLPEYMVPSAFVELSALPLTVNGKVDRSALPAPDFGDGGGGRAPKDAREELLCAIFADVLGLERVGAEDNFFELGGHSLLAMRLVGRIRAELGTPVQVGAVMAAPTVADLAARIGSDARRDALRVLMPLRELGTAAPLFCFHPASGFAWQYTGLLRFLDADRPVYGLQSPGLSGEQPDVADVAALAELYLAEIRTVQPEGPYHFLGYSFGGTVAQTLAALLQERGEEVAFLGLLDAYPPEIEDWSYIDAPDWRERLEREESGFLLSVAGLNPPEGDAPVDRAEAVGAIRDSQGLLAGFDEALLGAIVDTNVHCVRLLSRSRTLRYRGDVLFFTASRSTPADEAPGLVWPAYLDGRIEEHVLDCSHDDLMSPGVLAEIGPVLARALASALPAGRG is encoded by the coding sequence ATGCTTCCGCTGTCCCCCTTGCAGCAGGGCATGCTGTTCCATTCCGTCTACGACGCGGGCGCGCCGGACGTGTACACGGTGCAGGTCTCCGTGTCGCTGGCCGGCCCCGTGGACGCGGACCGGATGGAGCGGGCGGGTGCGGCACTGCTGCGCCGCCACCCCAACCTGCGGGCCGGTTTCTGGCACGAGGGGGTGCCGCAGCCGGTGCAGTTCGTGCCGGCCGAGGTGGCCTTCGCGCTCGGCCGGGCGGACCTGTCCGCCGATCCTTCGCAGGCCGCGGTGCGCCGGGTGGAACGGGCCGAGCTGGACCGCCGGTTCGAGCTGCACCGGCCGCCGCTGCTGCGGCTGCTGCTGGTGCGCCGGGGTCCGGACGACCACCTCCTCGTGGTCACCGTGCACCACATCCTGGTCGACGGCTGGTCGATGCCGCTGCTCGTCGGTGACCTGCTCGCGCTGTACGAGAGCGACGGCGGCGCCTCGGCCCAGCAGCCCGTGCGCCCCTACCGTGACTACCTCAAGTGGCTGAAGGCGCAGGACGTCCCGGCCGCCGAGGGCGCCTGGCGTTGCGCGCTGGCCGGGCTGGACGAGGCCGTGCGGGTGGCCCCGGCCGACCCGTCCCGTACCCCGGTGCGGCCCGGTGTGCACCGCGTGGAGCTGTCGGAGGCGGCGACCGCCCGGCTGACGGCCGCCGCGCGGTCGCTGGGCACCACGCCCAGCACGGTGATCCAGGCGGCCTGGGGGCTGCTGCTCGGCAGTCTGACGGGCCGCCGGGACGTGGTCTTCGGGCTGACGGTGGCCGGGCGGCCCGAGGAGATCCCCGGTGTCGAGTCGATGGTCGGTCTGTTCATCACCACGGTGCCGGTACGGCTGACCGCGCGGCCGTGGGAGAGCGTCGCGGACCTGCTGAGACGGTTCCGGGACGAGCAGAACGCCCTGCTCGCCCACCACCACCTGGGCCTGCGCCTGATCCAGAAGCAGGCGGGCGGCGGCGAGCTGTTCGACACCCTCGTGGTCATCGAGAACTATCCGGTGGACCCGTCGGCCCGGGCGCCGCTGGCCGACGGGGTGCGGGTGACGGGCGTGGAGGCCCGGGACGGCACGCACTACCCGCTCACGCTGTCGGTGTCCCTGGACGAACGGGCCGAACTGGCCCTGGAATACCGGCCGGACCTCTTCGACCCCCGTACCGTCGGCCGGGTGGCCGAGCGGTTCGCCGCCCTGCTGGACCAGGTCGCGGCCGGTCCCGGCCGCCCGGTGGGGACCCTGGAGCCGCTGACGGCCGCCGACCGTGCGGAGCTGCGTACCGCGGAAGCGGGCACCGCGCGCGACGTGGCCGACGGTACGGTCGCCGACCGGTTCGCCGCGCAGGCCGCCGCGACCCCGGACGCCTGCGCCGTGGTCTCGGGACCCGACCGGCTGACCTTCGCGGAACTCGAAGACCGGGCGGACCGGCTGGCCGCGCTGCTGGCCGCGCGCGGCGCCGGACCCGAGTCGGTCGTGGCGCTGGCCGTGCCGCGCTCCGCCGCGTCCGTGGTGGCGATCCTGGCCGTCCTGAAGTCGGGGGCCGCCTATCTGCCGCTGGACCTGGACTACCCGGCCGAGCGGATCGCCCTGATGCTGGAGGACGCGGCCCCGGTCTGCGTGCTGACGACGGAGGCGGCGCTCGCGCTGCTGCCCGCCGGGGCGGTGGGCGGACCGGAGCGGATCGCCCTGGACTCGGCGGAGACGACCGCCGGACTCGCCGCGCTCGAAGACGGTTTCCGTCCGCCGCGCACGGAGTCCGGCCACCCGGCCTACGTGATCTACACCTCCGGTTCCACGGGCCGTCCCAAGGGCGTCGTGCTGACCCACGGCGGTCTGTCGAACCTGTACGCCAACCACATCGCGGACGTCTTCGCCCCGGCCGTGGCGGCGGGGGGCGGGCGCCGGCTGCGCGCCCTGCACACCGCCTCGTTCAGCTTCGACACCTCGTGGGAGCAGCTGTTCTGGCTGGTCTCGGGGCACGAGCTGCACGTCCTGGACGAGATCGGCCGCCGGGACGCCGAGTTCACGGTCGGCTATGTCCGCGAGCACCGGATCGACGCCATGGACGTGACCCCGACCTACGCCGGCGCCCTGCTGGAGTGGGGGCTGCTGAGCGGTTCGCACCACCGGCCGGGGCTGCTGCTGCTCGGCGGCGAGGCCGTTCCCGAAGCGCTGTGGACCGAGGTCCGCGAGGCTCCCGGGGTCATGTCGGTGAACCTGTACGGGCCCACCGAGTACACGGTGGACGCCCTCGGCGCCGACCTGGCCGACTCGGCCACCCCGATCGTGGGCCGGCCCATCGGCAACACCAGCGCCCGCGTCCTGGACTCCGCGCTGCGGCCCGCGCCCGCCGGCACCGCCGGTGAACTGTACCTGGCGGGCCACGGCCTGGCCCGTGGGTATCTGGGCCGGTTCGCACTGACCGCCGAGCGGTTCGTGGCCGACCCGTACGGCCCGGCCGGCTCGCGGATGTACCGTACGGGCGACCTCGTACGGCTGCGCCCCGACGGGCAGCTGGAGTTCCTGGGGCGGGCCGACGACCAGGTGAAGATCCGCGGCTACCGGATCGAGCTCGGCGAGGTGGAGTCGGCCCTGGCCGCGCTGCCCGGTGTGGGCTCGGCCGCCGTGGTGGTCCGTGAGGACACCCCCGGCGTCAAGCGCCTCGTCGGCTACGTGACCGGCGCCGCGGTCGAGGGGGCGGCGCTGCGCGGGGCGCTGGCCGCCGTCCTGCCCGACTACACGGTTCCGGCGGCCGTGGTGGTACTGGACTCGCTCCCGACCAACGTCAGCGGCAAGCTGGACCGGGGGGCGCTGCCGGAACCCGAGCTGGGCGGGGCCGAGCTGTCGCGGCCGCCGCGCGACGCCCGCGAGGAGGCGCTGTGCGCCGTCTTCGCGCAGGTGCTGGGGCTGGCCTCGGCCGGGATCGACGACGACTTCTTCGCCCTGGGCGGGGACAGCATCGTCTCCATCCAGCTGGTGACCCGGGCCCGCAAGGCGGGCCTGGTCCTCACGCCGCGCGACGTCTTCGAGCAGCGGACGGTGGAGCGGATGGCCGCGGCGGCCCGCGACACCGCGGATCAGGACGGCGGCCGCCTGGCGCCGGCCGGGCCGCTCGTCACCCTCGGCGCCGGGCAGGAGGCCGCGCTGGCCGCGGTGTTCCCGCACGTGGCGGAGGTGCTGCCGCTCGCGCCGCTGCAGGAGGGCCTGTACTTCCACGCCGTCTACGACGACCAGGCCCTCGACGTCTATCTGATGCAGAACTTCGTCGAGCTGCTGCACGCCGTCGACGGGCCGGCCCTGCGCGCCGCCTTCGACACCCTGCTGCGCCGCCATCCCAACCTGCGGTCCGGTTTCTGGCACGAGGGCCTGGACGGCCCGGTGCAGGTGGTGCCGGGCGAATGGGAGCTGCCCTGGCGGGAGATCGACCTCAGCCATCTCGACCGGGCGGGGCAGGACGAGGCGCTGCGGGAGTTCTCGCTCGCCGACGCGGCGACGCGGTTCGATCTCGCGGCCCCGCCGCTGCTGCGGGTGGCCCTGATCCGCTTCTCGGCGGAGCGCTGGATGCTGTGCGTGACGCAGCACCACATCCTGACCGACGGCTGGTCGGAGTCGCTGTTCTTCGAGGAGCTGTTCGCCCTGTACGGGCACGGCGGCTCCGCGGACGTGCTGGCGCCCGTCACCCCCTACCGGGACTACCTGCGCTGGCTGGCGGCAGTGGACCGGGAGGGCGCCGAGCGGGCCTGGCGCACCCATCTGTCGGGGCTGGACCAGGCCACGCTGGTGGCCCGGGCCGATCCGAACCGGCAGCCGGTGACCGCCGAGGTGGTGGACCTGTCCCTGGACGAGGCCACCAGCGACCGGCTGCGGTCCTTCGCGCGGGGCTGCGGGGTCACCCTCAACACCGTGCTCAGCACGGCCTGGGCGATGGCCCTGGCCGGGATGACGGGCCGCGACGACGTGGTGTTCGGCGCCACCGTCTCCGGCCGTCCCGCGGATCTCCCGGGCGTCGACCAGATGATCGGCATGTTCATGAACACGCTGCCGTTCCGGGTGGCCCTGCGCCCCAACGAGCCGCTGCGCGAGCTGATGGTGCGGGTACAGGGCGAGCACGCGGCGCTGCTGCCCCACCACTACGTGGGGCTCGGCCCGATCCAGCAGCTGACCGGCCTCGGGCAGCTCTTCGACACGCTCTACGTGTTCCGCAACACGCCGCTCGACGACGCCGCCCGCCAGGCGGCGGTGGCCGCCCACTCGATCGGCTGGACGCACAGCGTCGACGGCACCCACTACCCGCTGACCCTCGCCGTCACCCCCGGTCCCGCACTGGAGCTGAGCCTCGGCTACCGGCCCGACCTGTACGACGAGGCCACGGCCCGGAACCTGGCGGGCCGGCTCGCACTGCTGGTGGAGCAGCTCGCGGACGGCGGGGCGGTCCCGGTGGGCCGCCTGGTCACCCTGGACGCGGTGGAGCGGGCCGAGCTGCTGGCGACCGGCGACGACATGGGGCACGCGGTCCCGGACACGACGGTGATCGACCTGTTCGCCGAGCAGGCCGCCCGGACCCCCGGGGAGACCGCTCTGGTCTTCGAGGACCAGCGGCTCAGCTACGCGGAGCTCGACGCCCGGGCGAACCGGGTGGCCCGGGCCCTGGTGGCGCGGGGTGCGGGGCCGGAGGCCGTCGTGGCCCTGGGCCTGCCCCGGTCGGCGGACTTCGTGGTCGCGCTGTTCGCCGTACTGAAGACCGGGGCGGCCTATCTGCCGCTGGACCTGGACCACCCCGTGGACCGGCTCGGCATGATGGTGGCGGACGCCGCTCCGCTGTGCCTGGTCACGACGGCGCCGGTGACGGACCGGGTGCCGGTGGTGGAGGGCGTACCGGCACTGCTGCTGGACGACCCTGCCGTGCTGGCGGAGCTGGCGGAGCTGCCGCGGGCCCCGCTGGCGGAGTCGGAACTGACGGGCGTACGCGATGGCCGGCACCCCGCCTACATCATCTACACCTCCGGATCCACCGGGCGGCCCAAGGGCGTCGTGGTGCCCTACTCGGGTCTGACCAACATGCTGCTCAACCACCGCGAGCGGATCTTCGCTCCGGCGGTGGAGCTGGCGGGCGGGCGCCGGATGAAGGTGGCGCACACCGTGTCCTTCGCCTTCGACATGTCGTGGGAGGAGTTCTTCTGGCTGGTCGACGGGCACGAGGTGCACGTCATCGGTGAGGAGCTGCGCCTGGACCCGGCGGCCCTGACGGCGCACTACGACCGGGTGGGCATCGACGTGGTCAACGTGACGCCCTCGTACGGCCTGCAGCTGGTCGAGGCGGGTCTGCTGGACGCGGACCGGCACCGGCCCACGCTGTTCCTGCTGGGCGGCGAGGCGGTGCCGGACGGCCTGTGGGAGCTGCTGAAGCGCACCGGGGGCACCATGGGCTACAACCTGTACGGCCCGACCGAGTACACGATCAACGCGCTGGGCGCCGACGTGGACGACAGCGTCAGCTCCTGCGTGGGCCGGCCGATCTTCAACACCCGGGCGTACGTGCTGGACAGTGCGCTGCGGCCGGTCCCGACGGGCGTGGCCGGTGAGCTGTACCTGGCCGGGGCGGGCCTGGCCCGCGGCTACTTCGGGCGGCCGTCCCTGACCGCGGAGCGTTTCGTGGCCGACCCGTTCGGCGAGCCGGGGACCCTGATGTACCGGACGGGCGACCTGGTGCGCTGGCGCGCCGACGCCCAGATCGACTACCTCGGGCGTGCCGACGACCAGGTCAAGATCCGCGGCTTCCGCATCGAGCTCGGCGAGGTCGAGTCGGCGGTCGCGGCCGAGTCGGGCGTCGCGGCGGCGGCCGTGGTCGTCCACACCGGACCGACCGGCGTCAAGCGGCTGGTGGCCTACACGGTGGCGTCTGCCGCGGACGCGCCCGAACCCGCCGCCCTGCGGGCCCGGCTGTCGGCCTCGCTGCCCGAGTACATGGTTCCGTCGGCCTTCGTGGAGCTGTCGGCGCTGCCGCTGACGGTGAACGGCAAGGTGGACCGGTCGGCGCTGCCCGCGCCCGACTTCGGGGACGGGGGCGGCGGCCGGGCGCCGAAGGACGCGCGCGAGGAGCTGCTCTGCGCGATCTTCGCGGACGTGCTGGGGCTGGAGCGCGTCGGGGCCGAGGACAACTTCTTCGAGCTCGGCGGCCATTCGCTGCTGGCGATGCGCCTCGTCGGCCGGATCCGTGCCGAACTGGGCACCCCGGTCCAGGTCGGCGCGGTGATGGCCGCGCCGACGGTGGCCGACCTGGCCGCCCGGATCGGCTCGGACGCCCGCCGGGACGCGCTGCGGGTGCTGATGCCGCTGCGGGAACTGGGCACGGCGGCGCCGCTGTTCTGCTTCCACCCGGCGTCCGGCTTCGCCTGGCAGTACACGGGCCTGCTGCGGTTCCTGGACGCGGACCGGCCGGTGTACGGGCTCCAGTCGCCGGGGCTCTCGGGCGAGCAGCCGGACGTGGCCGACGTGGCCGCGCTCGCGGAGCTGTACCTGGCGGAGATCCGTACGGTGCAGCCCGAGGGCCCGTACCACTTCCTCGGTTACTCCTTCGGCGGGACGGTCGCGCAGACGCTGGCCGCGCTGCTCCAGGAGCGCGGGGAGGAGGTCGCCTTCCTGGGACTGCTGGACGCGTACCCGCCGGAGATCGAGGACTGGTCGTACATCGACGCCCCGGACTGGCGCGAGCGCCTGGAGCGCGAGGAGAGCGGCTTCCTGCTCTCGGTGGCCGGGCTGAATCCGCCGGAGGGCGATGCTCCGGTGGACCGGGCGGAGGCGGTCGGCGCGATCCGCGACAGCCAGGGCCTGCTGGCCGGCTTCGACGAGGCGCTGCTGGGGGCGATCGTCGACACGAACGTGCACTGCGTACGGCTGCTGTCGCGCAGCCGCACCCTCCGCTACCGGGGTGACGTGCTGTTCTTCACCGCGTCCCGGTCCACGCCGGCGGACGAGGCTCCGGGGCTGGTCTGGCCCGCGTACCTGGACGGCCGGATCGAGGAGCACGTCCTGGACTGCTCGCACGACGACCTGATGTCTCCCGGGGTCCTGGCGGAGATCGGCCCGGTGCTGGCCCGCGCCCTCGCGTCGGCCCTCCCGGCCGGCCGGGGCTGA
- a CDS encoding 2,3-dihydro-2,3-dihydroxybenzoate dehydrogenase has protein sequence MSDHREPGVPGTSGFTGKVALVTGAGQGIGEAVVRTLFRLGATVAATDVSAKAVAALAAELDPEPGRVPAAGHGAVHAYTLDVTDPAAVDRTVGQIGRELGPVDILVNVAGILRTAPVAELTDEDWAATFAVNVQGVFFTSRAVVPGMAARGSGSVVTVASNAAGIPRTGMAAYAASKAAAVMFTKCLGLEYARSGVRCNIVAPGSTDTPMQWGLWTDPQAPARVLDGDLPSYRTGIPLGRIADPQDIADAVVFLASDQARHITMQDLYVDGGATLR, from the coding sequence ATGTCCGACCACCGTGAACCCGGCGTTCCCGGGACCAGCGGATTCACCGGCAAGGTCGCGCTCGTCACCGGTGCGGGCCAGGGCATCGGCGAGGCCGTCGTCCGCACGCTGTTCCGCCTCGGCGCCACCGTCGCGGCTACCGACGTCTCGGCGAAGGCCGTCGCCGCGCTGGCGGCGGAACTCGACCCGGAGCCCGGGCGGGTGCCGGCGGCCGGCCACGGGGCCGTCCACGCCTACACGCTCGACGTCACCGACCCGGCGGCCGTCGACCGGACCGTCGGGCAGATCGGGCGGGAACTCGGCCCGGTCGACATCCTGGTGAACGTGGCCGGGATCCTGCGTACCGCACCGGTCGCGGAACTGACCGACGAGGACTGGGCGGCCACCTTCGCCGTCAACGTCCAGGGCGTCTTCTTCACCTCCCGCGCCGTCGTCCCCGGCATGGCGGCCCGCGGCTCCGGCAGCGTGGTCACCGTCGCCTCCAACGCCGCCGGGATCCCGCGCACCGGCATGGCCGCCTACGCCGCGTCGAAGGCGGCGGCCGTCATGTTCACCAAGTGCCTGGGACTGGAGTACGCGCGCAGCGGCGTGCGCTGCAACATCGTCGCCCCCGGCTCCACCGACACCCCGATGCAGTGGGGGCTCTGGACCGACCCGCAGGCGCCCGCCCGGGTGCTGGACGGGGACCTCCCCAGCTACCGGACGGGAATCCCGCTGGGCCGGATCGCCGATCCGCAGGACATCGCGGACGCCGTGGTGTTCCTCGCCTCGGACCAGGCACGCCACATCACCATGCAGGACCTCTACGTGGACGGCGGAGCCACGCTCCGCTGA
- the dhbC gene encoding isochorismate synthase DhbC, whose translation MPTVHQVATPPAPADPVHPSVGAATSLLDAYRAGARFLATPTRTLLAQGIRQEVAHSAEPLPHRVAQALAEARRAGHPYPVVIGAIPFAPDARAALVVPESLRSGPPLASDPLIALPAAGPAPADWAIASVPEPDVYAKGVASAVDRMWQGEFSKVVLSRTLELASDRPLDIPAMVQRLARRDPSGYTFALPTGPGRNLLGASPELLLSRRGDRLISNPLAGSTPRSADLAEDVRRAAALLQSAKDLHEHAVVVDAVHQAMAPYCTSLDVPERPTLLRTATMWHLSTTVTGVLARPDVSALEIASSLHPTPAVCGSPTDVARKVIEETEPFDRGFFTGMIGWEDGTGDGEWVVTIRCAEAEDNRLRLYAGAGIVSASEPEAETAETAAKFRTFLQAVGARL comes from the coding sequence GTGCCGACGGTCCACCAAGTCGCCACGCCCCCCGCACCGGCCGATCCGGTCCACCCCTCCGTCGGCGCCGCCACCTCGCTGCTCGACGCGTACCGCGCCGGGGCCAGGTTCCTCGCGACCCCCACACGGACGCTGCTGGCCCAGGGCATCCGCCAGGAGGTCGCCCACTCCGCCGAACCCCTGCCGCACCGGGTCGCCCAGGCCCTGGCCGAGGCCCGGCGGGCCGGGCACCCGTACCCCGTGGTGATCGGCGCGATCCCCTTCGCCCCGGACGCCCGCGCCGCCCTCGTCGTCCCGGAGTCCCTGCGCAGCGGCCCGCCGCTGGCCTCGGACCCGCTGATCGCCCTGCCCGCCGCCGGTCCGGCGCCCGCCGACTGGGCCATCGCCTCCGTTCCCGAGCCCGATGTCTACGCCAAGGGCGTGGCCTCGGCCGTGGACCGGATGTGGCAGGGCGAGTTCAGCAAGGTCGTCCTGTCCCGGACCCTGGAACTCGCCTCCGACAGACCGCTCGACATACCCGCCATGGTGCAGCGGCTCGCCCGCCGCGACCCCTCCGGCTACACCTTCGCGCTCCCCACCGGCCCCGGTCGCAACCTGCTCGGCGCCAGCCCCGAACTGCTGCTCTCCCGCCGCGGCGACCGGCTCATCTCCAACCCGCTGGCCGGTTCGACCCCGCGCAGCGCCGACCTCGCCGAGGACGTCCGCCGGGCCGCCGCCCTGCTCCAGTCCGCCAAGGACCTGCACGAGCACGCCGTCGTCGTCGACGCCGTGCACCAGGCCATGGCCCCGTACTGCACCTCCCTCGACGTCCCGGAACGCCCCACCCTGCTCCGTACGGCCACCATGTGGCACCTGTCCACCACCGTGACCGGGGTGCTCGCGCGGCCCGACGTCTCCGCCCTGGAGATCGCCTCCAGCCTGCACCCGACCCCGGCCGTCTGCGGCAGTCCGACCGACGTGGCCCGCAAGGTGATCGAGGAGACCGAGCCCTTCGACCGCGGCTTCTTCACCGGCATGATCGGCTGGGAGGACGGCACCGGCGACGGCGAGTGGGTCGTCACCATCCGCTGCGCCGAGGCCGAGGACAACCGGCTGCGCCTGTACGCCGGGGCGGGCATCGTCTCGGCGTCCGAGCCCGAGGCCGAGACCGCGGAGACCGCCGCGAAGTTCCGTACCTTCCTGCAGGCCGTCGGAGCCCGGCTGTGA